One region of Streptomyces rishiriensis genomic DNA includes:
- the idi gene encoding isopentenyl-diphosphate Delta-isomerase, which yields MPITPATATHTSSNGTADAILLELVDENGVTIGTAEKLAAHQPPGQLHRAFSVFLFDERGRLLLQQRALGKYHSPGVWSNTCCGHPYPGEAPFAAAARRTFEELGVSPSLLGEAGTVRYNHPDPESGLVEQEYNHLFVGLVQSALRPDAEEVGDTAFVTPAELAERHAGDPFSSWFMTVLDAARPAVRELTGPSAGW from the coding sequence ATGCCGATCACACCTGCCACCGCGACACACACGTCGTCGAACGGCACCGCGGACGCGATCTTGCTGGAGCTGGTCGACGAGAACGGCGTCACGATCGGCACCGCGGAGAAGCTGGCCGCCCATCAGCCTCCGGGGCAGCTGCACCGCGCGTTCTCCGTGTTCCTCTTCGACGAGCGGGGCCGGCTGCTGCTCCAGCAGCGGGCGCTCGGCAAGTACCACTCCCCCGGTGTGTGGTCCAACACCTGCTGCGGTCACCCCTACCCCGGTGAGGCGCCGTTCGCGGCGGCCGCGCGGCGCACCTTCGAGGAGCTCGGCGTCTCCCCGTCGCTGCTCGGCGAGGCGGGCACGGTCCGCTACAACCACCCGGACCCGGAGTCGGGCCTGGTGGAGCAGGAGTACAACCACCTGTTCGTCGGGCTGGTGCAGTCCGCGCTGCGGCCGGACGCGGAGGAGGTGGGCGACACGGCCTTCGTGACGCCCGCCGAGCTGGCGGAACGGCACGCCGGGGACCCGTTCTCCTCCTGGTTCATGACCGTGCTGGACGCGGCGCGCCCGGCGGTCAGGGAGCTGACGGGGCCGTCGGCCGGCTGGTGA
- a CDS encoding cation diffusion facilitator family transporter: MGAGHDHGHTHTHVPTTATAAAAYRGRLRVALAITLAVMVVEIVGGLLADSLALIADAAHMATDALGLGMALLAIHFANRPPSATRTFGLARAEILAALANCLLLLVVGGYVLYEAVQRFFTPAATEGGLMIWFGAFGLVANMISMSLLMRGQSESLNVRGAFLEVAADALGSVAVLISAVVILATGWQAADPVASLVIGLMIVPRTLKLLRETLDVLLESAPKDVDMADVRSHILALDGVEDVHDLHAWTITSGMPVLSAHVVVRSDVLNAIGHEKMLHELQGCLGHHFDVEHCTFQLEPSGHAEHEARLCH, translated from the coding sequence ATGGGGGCTGGGCACGACCACGGCCATACCCACACGCACGTGCCGACGACCGCCACGGCCGCGGCGGCGTACCGGGGCAGACTGCGCGTCGCACTGGCGATCACGCTCGCCGTCATGGTCGTCGAGATCGTCGGCGGACTGCTCGCGGACTCCCTGGCGCTGATCGCGGACGCCGCGCACATGGCGACGGACGCGCTGGGTCTCGGCATGGCGCTGCTCGCGATCCACTTCGCCAACCGGCCGCCGAGCGCGACCCGCACCTTCGGGCTGGCGCGCGCCGAGATCCTGGCCGCCCTCGCCAACTGCCTGCTGCTGCTCGTGGTCGGCGGCTACGTCCTGTACGAGGCGGTCCAGCGGTTCTTCACCCCCGCCGCCACCGAGGGCGGGCTGATGATCTGGTTCGGCGCGTTCGGTCTGGTCGCCAACATGATCTCGATGTCGCTGCTGATGCGGGGCCAGTCGGAGAGTCTGAACGTGCGCGGGGCGTTCCTGGAGGTGGCGGCCGACGCGCTGGGATCGGTGGCGGTGCTGATCTCCGCGGTGGTGATCCTGGCCACCGGCTGGCAGGCCGCCGACCCGGTCGCCTCGCTCGTCATCGGCCTGATGATCGTGCCGCGCACCCTGAAGCTGCTGCGCGAGACGCTCGACGTGCTGCTGGAGTCGGCTCCCAAGGACGTCGACATGGCGGACGTGCGGTCCCACATCCTCGCGCTGGACGGGGTGGAGGACGTCCACGATCTGCACGCGTGGACCATCACCTCCGGGATGCCGGTGCTGTCGGCGCACGTGGTGGTGCGCTCGGACGTCCTGAACGCGATCGGCCACGAGAAGATGCTGCACGAGCTCCAGGGCTGCCTGGGCCATCACTTCGACGTGGAGCACTGCACCTTCCAGCTGGAGCCGAGCGGGCACGCCGAGCACGAGGCGCGGCTCTGTCACTGA